The region GATTGGATCCCCGAAAAGCCGCTAAAGTATTTGAATTTGACAAGAACATCCGTAAACTGGAAGATTTAAAAACCGGAATGATTCTTCCGGGTATTGTTAACAATATTACAGCATTTGGCTGTTTTGTAGATATAGGTATTAAGGAAAGCGGTTTGGTACATATTTCCCAACTAAAAGACGGCTTCGTTTCTGACGTCAATGAAGTGGTAAAATTACATCAGCATGTACAGGTAAAAGTTGTAGAAATAGATGCCCAAAGAAAACGCATTCAGTTGTCTATGATTTTGTAGTATTTACTATATCTAAAAAATTTAAAATCAGATACTAAAAAAATATAAACATCACAGGTTTTTGAGATCTGTGATGTTTTTTAATTTAGCACTTAATTCGCTCTTTTGTCAATACCATATAGCTATAAGCATGTTATTGATATACTTTTTTATTGCTCACCTACAAAACCTTTATTAGAAATCCATTCATTCTGGTTTCTAAAGATTGAAAATCAACGGGTGGAGTTAGTAGTCTGACCCAATCCTATAATTACTGAAGTTATTAAAACAATCGTGTACGCCCACATCAGCCAGGAACCAAATGTGGAAGCACTGCTTTCCGGCATATTAGGAAATATGCTACCAAAAAATTGAATAACAAAAGTATCAATCAGCATTCCGGGCAACACTAAAAGTACGCCTGCCGCTACGTTTTCAAGTCCTGTTAATCTGAATTTTCTGCATGTAAACACAGTCACCAATCCCAATACGGGTACCACTACGATGTATAAAATACTAAGTATAACAGCAGAATCGGTAATAAAAAATAATTGTCCTGCTACTCTGAAAGCAATAGTTGCAAACAGCCAGATTAGAAATCCTATAGCAAGGATGTAAATAAAATAACGTTTGTGCAAATATGTCATGCTTCTTAAGTTTTACAATTTCTCTAAAAATACTAAAATAAAATATTTACCTCTGCTTAACTAGCAGCTTTTGTTTACTTTTTATATTATTCAGGCATCATAAAAGAATTTATAAAGAACTTTATCATTCGATAAAATTTAATGCCGTTTCTGCAGCTTTTTTGCAAATAAAAGTAACAAAGCAGGTAATAAAAGCGAAAGAAAGAGTAATACAAATTTTGTTACTGTAATCCATCCCAGCGATCCGGCTACAAACAGATGTTGCTTTGGAAATTCGGAAAGGAGATAAAATACAGTTGCATTTTCAAGCATATCAAATCCAAACCATATCCACGGGAGCAGCTTTACTGTTTTGAAGAAATATTTTGTAAGTGCTACCCGTTGCAGAGTGAATTTGGAAAAAGTATATAGAAATAGCAACATAGATAAAGGAAAAATAACATCAATAGTATATGTAAAACGTTTGTATACCCGTATTCCTATCTCGGTAAATGACTGCATATAGTGATATACAGCATCACTCCCGAATATTGGCTTTTTGTCGAATATTTCCTGTCCTCCCAGTAGCATACTTACCTGTTTGGAACCTGCGGGAACATTGAATGAATGTGTAATGATAAATACAATAATAAAAATCAGAAAGACGAGCCCCAGCTTTTTTCCACTCATTTTCCCCTCTGCAGATGCAGTACTTGTATTATTACTTAGAAGTATTCCAAAAATAAGACCCAGCAAAAAAATTGTGGGTATATAAAATAGGTGTTGAAAAGTCATAACCTTATAATTTTTACCGTTTAATGAACACCTCAAAGAACAGTTATTTTTTCGGTAAAAAAATTGGTCTGCACCAACATCAGAAACGCACGCTATTCATCAGCTTGCTAAAGTTGGTCGGGTCTATTGCCAGATAAGCGGCGATGTATTTTTGGGGTACTTGTTGCAGCAAATGCGGACTTCTTTGGCAGAATATCTTAAAACGTTCTTCAATAGTAGTAGAACGAAGTTCTATCTGTCTGTTGATAAGACCTATGGACAAATTTTCGGATAGCTTTCTGAATAACCGCTCTATTTGCCGGGACTTTTCAAAGATTTCCTGTAAAACAGAATAGCTCAGGTAGTTGAGTGTACTGTCTGTGATGCAGGTAACGTTATACGCTGATGGTTTCTGAAAAATAAACGATTCCATTACCACACAAAGGTTTGGCGGATATGCAAACCCCAGAATATTGGTTTTACCCAGTGTATCAAAGTTATACATCTGGATACCTTTCTCAACAAAGTAGATATTGCGTTGTATATCGCCTTCGCGTACAATGTGATCACCTTTTTTGAAGTGCTTAGTCCGGAAATCTTTTGTCAGAAAATCAAAATCGGCAGAGGTAAAAGTTGGTTCCACTCCACAGATATACTCATATAATAAATTCATAATACATCCGGTTATCAAAAAAATTATTACCTGCAATATATAACATAAAAGAAGGAAAATCCATTTTAGACTGCAATTAATATAGTGTCTTACTATTCCAAGATCTCCCGCTCTCCAAGATATTGCTGAAACCGTAACAGATATCCGTCCGGGTCCTGAATAAGCAATTCTTTTACACCTTCTTCTATTGTATTTATTCTATACCATTGTTCTTTTGATTTCCTGAAATAAGGAAGATCATTGGTTTCAATTTTAGCAATAACAGTATCGAGGCAATCTACCTCAATCTGAAAATTGATTCCCCTGCCTCTTATGGAACCGAGCTCACCAGTAATCCATGCTGTAGCATGATCCTGTTCTAACATAAACTGGGAACCTTCGTATAAAATCAAAGCAAAATCATCTTCTCTTCTCTCATATTCTATTGTAAAACCTAATTGTTCTACATAGAATACTTTAGAAGCTTCAATACTGCTTACCAGCAATTCGGGGATTAATCTGTTAAATTTTATAGTTTTATCGTTGCCCAAAGTAAAATATTTATTGAATTGAGAGTAAAGGAGCTAAGCTTTCAGCTTTGACAAGCAAGCCTCTAAAATATAAAAAGTATGAGTATCACGCAATTGATACGAAAAATATCAAGTAAAAGCTTAACTACAGAAGTTAATTTAAAATACTATTAAACAAATTAGGATAGAATTTGATATATTTGAATTGAATCTTCTAACTATGAAAAAACTAGCTTTCCTTTTGGCTTTTATGCTTTGCTTCTCTATTGCTAAAGCACAAAAAGCAGAACAACAAATTGACAAATTAATGACCAGCTGGCATCAGGCAGCTGCTAAAGCTGACTTTAATGGCTATTTTGGATTACTGCATGACAAATCCATTTATATGGGGACTGATGCTACCGAACGCTGGACAAAATCAGAATTTATAAATTTTGCCAAGCCATATTTCGATCGTGGCAGAGCCTGGGACTTTACAGCTGTAGACCGCCATATCTCTTTTTCTAAAGATGGAAATACTGCATGGGTAGATGAAATTCTGGATACTAAAAATATGAGTCTTTGCAGAGGTTCTGGTGTACTGATTAAAGACAACGGAAAATGGCAAATTGTACAATATGTGCTTTCTATGACAGTTCCGAATGATCTTGCTAATGATGTTACAAAGCAAAAAACTCCGGATGAAGTAAAAGTTCTGAAGGATTTTCAAAATAAAAAACCGCTTAAATAAAGCGGTTTTTTTATGGGTATTAATATCATTTATTTTTTGTTGATATTCAAAAACCTAACTTTTTTATTTGCTTTCTGCGAGCTCTTTCAGCTTTTGATTCATTTCATTAAATCCTTTTTTAGTATTTCGCGGGTTAAATAACCAAACGAAAATACCACTGAATTTTTCACTTTGTATAAACGTTGTTGTTCCGTCTCCATTGTCTATCAATTCGAATTTGTGTTTTCCATCAAAAAGCCCTTTGAACAATAACTTTCCTTGCCAGCTTAATTCTTTGTTATTGATTCTCGTCAGAATAATGGGTTTAAAAATCATGCCTTTTCTGTCAGGCGGTTTGATACTGACTACAATTTTATTTCCATTTTCTACTTCACCTGTAACGGATACTATAAAAGGATTCCATTGCGGATAGTTCCCGAAATCGGTAAGTATTTTCCATATTTTTTCAGGCGTTGCATGTATTACAATTTCCGTTTTAATTTCTTTTGCCATAACTGTATAACTCATCAAAAGGGTTACTGATAATAAAAATAGACGCTTCATGTTGAAGGTGATTTAATTGAACATCACAAAGGTCTGTTTTATATAACGGGTTCGGCTTGATAAAAATCAAGAATTCAAGAAAGTTGCTTTTTTCTGATGCGGCTAAATGTTTCAGGTCTCATTCCTAGCATAGAGGCAATGTATTGCAAAGGAACCTGATTAAATAATTCTTTGTTGTTCTCGAAGAAAAAATGATAACGCTCTTCCGCTGTCATAGAAAGATGACTGAAAATTCTGTCTTCAAGTGTTGTAAAACAACGGACAATAAATAATCTCTCCAGCTCAGGCCACCTGGGTATAATGGTCTTTATCTTTTCGTATTCACTTTTTCTTATGGTGTAGATCTCTACATCTGTCAGTGCCTGAATAGTCCATCGGGCAGGTTGGTTAAAGATAAAACCAGATAAATCAGTCACAAAATAACCTTTTGTAGAAATCCATTGCGTAACTTCCTTACCTTCTGTTTCGAAAAAAATTCTCAAAAACCCGGACTGTACAAAACTTAGCCTATCACATTCTTTATTTGTG is a window of Elizabethkingia anophelis R26 DNA encoding:
- a CDS encoding bleomycin resistance protein codes for the protein MGNDKTIKFNRLIPELLVSSIEASKVFYVEQLGFTIEYERREDDFALILYEGSQFMLEQDHATAWITGELGSIRGRGINFQIEVDCLDTVIAKIETNDLPYFRKSKEQWYRINTIEEGVKELLIQDPDGYLLRFQQYLGEREILE
- a CDS encoding Crp/Fnr family transcriptional regulator, whose product is MNLLYEYICGVEPTFTSADFDFLTKDFRTKHFKKGDHIVREGDIQRNIYFVEKGIQMYNFDTLGKTNILGFAYPPNLCVVMESFIFQKPSAYNVTCITDSTLNYLSYSVLQEIFEKSRQIERLFRKLSENLSIGLINRQIELRSTTIEERFKIFCQRSPHLLQQVPQKYIAAYLAIDPTNFSKLMNSVRF
- a CDS encoding nuclear transport factor 2 family protein, with the translated sequence MKKLAFLLAFMLCFSIAKAQKAEQQIDKLMTSWHQAAAKADFNGYFGLLHDKSIYMGTDATERWTKSEFINFAKPYFDRGRAWDFTAVDRHISFSKDGNTAWVDEILDTKNMSLCRGSGVLIKDNGKWQIVQYVLSMTVPNDLANDVTKQKTPDEVKVLKDFQNKKPLK
- a CDS encoding Crp/Fnr family transcriptional regulator, producing the protein MRIFFETEGKEVTQWISTKGYFVTDLSGFIFNQPARWTIQALTDVEIYTIRKSEYEKIKTIIPRWPELERLFIVRCFTTLEDRIFSHLSMTAEERYHFFFENNKELFNQVPLQYIASMLGMRPETFSRIRKKQLS
- a CDS encoding DUF5367 family protein — translated: MTYLHKRYFIYILAIGFLIWLFATIAFRVAGQLFFITDSAVILSILYIVVVPVLGLVTVFTCRKFRLTGLENVAAGVLLVLPGMLIDTFVIQFFGSIFPNMPESSASTFGSWLMWAYTIVLITSVIIGLGQTTNSTR
- a CDS encoding SRPBCC domain-containing protein, producing the protein MKRLFLLSVTLLMSYTVMAKEIKTEIVIHATPEKIWKILTDFGNYPQWNPFIVSVTGEVENGNKIVVSIKPPDRKGMIFKPIILTRINNKELSWQGKLLFKGLFDGKHKFELIDNGDGTTTFIQSEKFSGIFVWLFNPRNTKKGFNEMNQKLKELAESK